The Cetobacterium sp. ZOR0034 DNA segment TCTTTCAAAGATTAGGTGGGGCACTTTTTGCACCTGTGCTACTTTTCCCGTTTGCAGGTTTAACAGTTGCTTTAACTATTATTTTAAAAAATCCAGATTTCGTTGGTTCTCTTGCAGATCCAAATGGTACTTTCTACAAACTTGTTTACATAATCGAAGAGGGTGGTTGGACAGTATTTAGACAGCTTCCATTAATTTTCGCTGTTGGTTTACCTATTGGTTTAGCTAAAAAAGCTCATCCGAGAGCTTGCTTATCAGTTTTAGTAACTTATCTTACTTACAACTACTTTATTAATGCCATCTTAACATTTTGGGGGAGTAGTTTCGGAGTAGATTTCACACAAAATATCGGTGGCTTAAGTGGACTTACTACAATTGCAGGTATTAAAACTCTAGATACAAGTATTGTTGGGGCTATTGCTATCTCTGGTCTAACAATCTATATACACAATAAATTTTTCGATACAAAACTACCTGACTTTTTGGGTATATTCCAAGGAAGTGCCCTTGTTGGAATGATTGCCTTCTTAGCTATGATTCCAGCATCATACGTAACATGTTTGGTGTGGCCAAAAGTTCAGATGGGAATCTCATCTTTACAGCTACTGATGACATCATCTGGAACTTTTGGAGTTTGGTTATACACTCTACTTGAAAGAATTCTTATTCCTACTGGACTACATCACTTTGTTTATGGTCCATTTATATTCGGACCAGCTGTTATTGATGGTGGTATTCAAGTAGCTTGGGCACAAAATTTATCGACTTTTGCAAACTCAACTCTGCCGTTAAAAGAACTTTTCCCTGCTGGTGGATTTGCACTACATGGAAACAGCAAAATGTTTGGAGCTATTGGTATAGCCTTAGCTATGTATAAAACAGCTCGGCCAGAAAAGAAAAAAGTCGTTGCTGGACTTCTAATACCAGCTGCACTTACAGCTGTTTTAGTTGGAATAACTGAACCATTAGAATTTACATTTCTATTTATTGCACCTTTCCTGTTTGCAATACATTCTGTTTTAGCAGCTACTATGGCCGCAGTTATGTATGCATTTGGAGTTGTTGGAAATATGGGATCAGGACTTATTGAAATTGCCGCTATAAACTGGATTCCACTTTTCAAAAATCATAGTTCTATAATGTTTACACAATTAGCAATTGGAATTGCTTTCATTCCTGTTTACTACTTTGTTTTCTCTTTCTTTATAGAAAAATTTAAGTTAAAAACTCCTGGAAGAGAGGATGAAGAGGAAGAAGTTAAACTTTATACAAAACAAGACTTTAAAAATAAAAAAGATTCTAAAAATGGAAATATTGTAGTTGAAAATGCTTATTTTGATCAAGCTTACTCTTTCCTTGAAGCTTTAGGAGGAGCTAGTAATATAGAGGTTGTAAATAAC contains these protein-coding regions:
- a CDS encoding alpha-glucoside-specific PTS transporter subunit IIBC, translating into MLKFFQRLGGALFAPVLLFPFAGLTVALTIILKNPDFVGSLADPNGTFYKLVYIIEEGGWTVFRQLPLIFAVGLPIGLAKKAHPRACLSVLVTYLTYNYFINAILTFWGSSFGVDFTQNIGGLSGLTTIAGIKTLDTSIVGAIAISGLTIYIHNKFFDTKLPDFLGIFQGSALVGMIAFLAMIPASYVTCLVWPKVQMGISSLQLLMTSSGTFGVWLYTLLERILIPTGLHHFVYGPFIFGPAVIDGGIQVAWAQNLSTFANSTLPLKELFPAGGFALHGNSKMFGAIGIALAMYKTARPEKKKVVAGLLIPAALTAVLVGITEPLEFTFLFIAPFLFAIHSVLAATMAAVMYAFGVVGNMGSGLIEIAAINWIPLFKNHSSIMFTQLAIGIAFIPVYYFVFSFFIEKFKLKTPGREDEEEEVKLYTKQDFKNKKDSKNGNIVVENAYFDQAYSFLEALGGASNIEVVNNCATRLRVTVLNESLVENDATFRAAGAHGVVRKGKSFQIIVGLSVPQVRDCFEDLMNKELENTKNLINV